Part of the Dongia rigui genome, ACATCGCCCTCGACCCGCTCGAAGGCACCACGATTACGGCGAAGGGCGGCACCAACGCGCTGGCCGTGATCGCCATGGCGGAAGCCGGCGGGTTCTTGAATGCGCCCGACACCTATATGGAAAAGATCAGCGTCGGCCCCGGCCTCCCCGACAACCTCGTCGATCTCGATGCGTCGCCGGCCGAAAACCTCAAGGCGCTGGCCCAAGCCAAGAAGATGGAAATCAGCGACATCGTCGCCTGCATCCTCGACCGGCCGCGCCATGCCGACCTCATCGCCAAGGTACGCGCCACGGGTGCGCGCATCATGCTGATCTCGGACGGCGACGTGGCGGGCGTCATCGCCACCGCCAAGCCCGGCACCGGCGTCGACATTTACATGGGCCAGGGTGGCGCGCCTGAAGGCGTGCTGGCAGCTGCCGCCTTGCGTTGCATCGGCGGCCAGATGCAGGGCCGGCTCGTCTTCAGGAATGAAGACGAAAAGGCCCGTGCCGCGCGCTGGGGTGTCAAAGACCTCAACCGCAAATACGGCCTGATGGATCTCGCCAAGGGCGACGTGATGTTTGCGGCCACGGGTGTGACGGACGGCCCGATGCTCAAAGGCGTCCGCCGCGGCGGCACCTGGGCCACCACGCAATCCATGATCATGCGCTCCAAATCCGGCACCGTGCGCATCGTCGAGGCCCAGCACAACTGGACCATCAAGAAGCCGCAAGGCCTCTGATGTGTCGGGTGCGATAGCTAGCACCCCTCACCCCGACCCTCTCCCCACTTCGTGGGGCGAGGGAGTTCCGATCGAGCCCGCCCTAAAAGCCCCTCGCCCCTTTGGGGAGAGGGGTTGGGGTGAGGGGTTCTTGAGCCAATGACCACAACCGAAGCCTTCCTCGGCGTCGCGCGCTCGGCCTGCGGGCGGCTCTGGCGGCAACGCCCTTATGACGATCGCTTGGGCCTCGCCATCGCCCAGCGCGAGGGCGTGCCTGAGCTCATTGGCCAGCTGCTGGCCTCGCGCGGCCAGACGATCGACAGTGCCGCCGCCTATCTCACCCCGCGGCTTCGTGACCAGATGCCGGATCCGTCGCTGTTCCGCGACATGGACAAGGCGGCGACGCGCATTGCCGATGCCATCGCCGGCAATGAGCAGATGGCGATCTTCGGCGATTACGACGTCGACGGCGCCACCTCATCCGCCTTGCTGCTGCGTTTCTTCGCGGCGGTGGGCGCCAAGGCGCCAATCCTTTATGTCCCGGACCGCCTCACCGAAGGCTACGGCCCCAACGCGCCGGCGATGCGTAAGCTCAGCGATGCTGGCGCGAAGCTCGTCATCACGGTGGATTGCGGCATCACCGCCTTCGAACCCTTGGCGGCGGCCAAGGATGCCGGCCTCGATGTCGTCGTGGTCGATCATCACGTCGCAGAACCCCGCCTTCCCGTGGCGCATGCCGTGGTCAATCCCAATCGCCTCGATGAGGCGCCGGGCTATGGCCAGCTGGCCGCCGTCGGTGTCGCCTTCCTCGTGGTGGTCGCCACCAACCGCGTGTTGCGCACACGCGGCTATTACACCGACAGCCGCATTGAGCCCGACCTCATGCAATGGCTCGACATCGTGGCCTTAGGGACAGTGGCCGACGTGGTGCCCTTGACCGGCATCAACCGCGCGCTGGTGGCGCAAGGGTTGAAGGTCATGGGCGGGCGCCAGAATATCGGCCTCAATGCCTTGTCGGATGTGGCGCGCATCAATGAACGGCCCAGCGCCTATCATGCGGGTTTCCTGCTGGGGCCGCGCGTCAATGCCGGCGGCCGCGTCGGGCGCTCCGATCTCGGTGCCCGCCTCCTCTCCAGCAACGACGCCGAATTCGCACGCGAAATCGCCGCCGAACTTGATGCCCTCAACACCGAGCGCCGCGACATCGAAACCCGCGTGCTCGATGCCGCCATCATGACGGCCGAAGCTCATGCCGCGGAAAGCCCCTATCTCATCTTCGCCTGCGGCGAAAACTGGCATCCCGGCGTCATCGGCATCGTCGCCGGCAGGCTGAAGGAACGCTACCAGCGCCCCGCTTGCGTGGTGGCGGTCGAGAACGGCATCGGCAAGGGCTCCGGCCGGTCGGTCGGCAATCTGCATCTCGGCAACGCCATCATCGCCGCACGCGAGGCCGGTATCCTCACCAAGGGCGGCGGCCACGCCATGGCGGCGGGCTTCGAGGTCGACCAGGCGCGTCTGCGCGATCTGCAGACCTTCCTGCAGCAGCGCTTCGACACCGACATGAAAGGCGAAGCCCTGATGCCGGTGCTCGATATCGACGCGGCACTCCAGCCCCGGGGTGCTACCACCGATCTCCTCAACATGCTGGAACGCATGGGCCCGTTCGGCGCCGGCAACGCGGAACCACGCTTCGTCTTCCCCAATGTGCGCCTCGCCTTCGCCGATGTGGTGGGCGGCGCGCATCTCCGCCTCCAGCTCGAAGGCGCCGACGGCGCCAGGTTGAAGGCCATCGCCTTCCGCTGCCTCGACACGGAACTAGGTGCACGCCTCACCAGCGCCCGCGGCATGCGCCTCCACCTCGCCGGCCACCTCCGCCGCGACACCTGGCAAGGCCGCGACAACGTCCAACTCATCGTCGAAGACGCGGCGCTGGCAGGGTAGGCGCGGCGGACATCGCGGAAATGGCACACGGTTTGCGTGTACGGCGTCATGTCGCCAAACCGGAGGCCGTTTCATGTACGTGTCCAACTCCAGTGCCTATCATCTCATTTCTGGCCGGAATGGCGCAGTCGGAGCCACGGATAGTGGCTTTGCCGACCATTTGGCGTCAGCATACGCCGCCGCAAACGACCACGGCGTTGCTGATCCCGACCCGGTCAATGCGGCAGCTCTTGTGGCGGCAAGGCAGGCGGTGGCGGAACAGAAGTCCTGGATAGAGGGCAATTTTCGCCGCTCGAGCCGTGACCTCGCGGCGTCATTACCCGATGCCGATCGTGAAAAGCTGCAGATACTCGTGGATGAGGGCAAAATCAGCTGGGCCGAAATCGACGCCGGGTTCGACACCTGGATCAAGCAGGTGACGGCCTACCAGCTTGCGACGGACGGTGCGTCACTCGACAAGATGCCGGCCGATTGGAAGGCGCGGAAAGATGCCTGGGATGTCTACCAGAATTGGGATATGGCCCGGCGCGAAGGTCGAGCGGCAATCTCGGTTCGATACGGCGAAAAAGTTGCCGAACTGATGGCGGCCGATCCGGGCCCGACGGAAGGCACCGATACCGACCCACAGGCGACGGCAAAGCTCCTCGCCCGCCAGGGCGTCCTCGACAGATATCGACAGATCATGGACCAGGAACTCGCCAGCCTCGACGAACGCCTTGGCGCACAGCCACCTCGACCTAACGCTTTGCCTGTCGGTTTCAATCCCTACGAAATGGCGCAGTTCGAAGCGCGCCTCTCACCTGCTGACAAGATCGCTGCGGCCAAACTT contains:
- the recJ gene encoding single-stranded-DNA-specific exonuclease RecJ, encoding MTTTEAFLGVARSACGRLWRQRPYDDRLGLAIAQREGVPELIGQLLASRGQTIDSAAAYLTPRLRDQMPDPSLFRDMDKAATRIADAIAGNEQMAIFGDYDVDGATSSALLLRFFAAVGAKAPILYVPDRLTEGYGPNAPAMRKLSDAGAKLVITVDCGITAFEPLAAAKDAGLDVVVVDHHVAEPRLPVAHAVVNPNRLDEAPGYGQLAAVGVAFLVVVATNRVLRTRGYYTDSRIEPDLMQWLDIVALGTVADVVPLTGINRALVAQGLKVMGGRQNIGLNALSDVARINERPSAYHAGFLLGPRVNAGGRVGRSDLGARLLSSNDAEFAREIAAELDALNTERRDIETRVLDAAIMTAEAHAAESPYLIFACGENWHPGVIGIVAGRLKERYQRPACVVAVENGIGKGSGRSVGNLHLGNAIIAAREAGILTKGGGHAMAAGFEVDQARLRDLQTFLQQRFDTDMKGEALMPVLDIDAALQPRGATTDLLNMLERMGPFGAGNAEPRFVFPNVRLAFADVVGGAHLRLQLEGADGARLKAIAFRCLDTELGARLTSARGMRLHLAGHLRRDTWQGRDNVQLIVEDAALAG
- the glpX gene encoding class II fructose-bisphosphatase is translated as MDRNLALEAVRVTEAAALAASRLMGRGDEKAADQAAVDAMRRALNDLDIDGTVVIGEGERDEAPMLYIGEKVGAGGPKIDIALDPLEGTTITAKGGTNALAVIAMAEAGGFLNAPDTYMEKISVGPGLPDNLVDLDASPAENLKALAQAKKMEISDIVACILDRPRHADLIAKVRATGARIMLISDGDVAGVIATAKPGTGVDIYMGQGGAPEGVLAAAALRCIGGQMQGRLVFRNEDEKARAARWGVKDLNRKYGLMDLAKGDVMFAATGVTDGPMLKGVRRGGTWATTQSMIMRSKSGTVRIVEAQHNWTIKKPQGL